The Nitrospira sp. genome window below encodes:
- the brxC gene encoding BREX system P-loop protein BrxC, with the protein MKNRDIYWRDPLTAELLNNGVSKVAEIENDPEQIKTLRFELETFVCDGEYARGLEHILKAYLDGLNREEQKAVWVSGFFGSGKSHLVKMLRYLWEDYRFSDGATARSLAKLPSEVSDLLNELTNRSRAHGGLRAAAGTLGAGAMDNVRLAFVQLVLRSAGLPETLAQARFLLWLSSSGLAKKVETALEQKNRNLQKEVRNLKLSTPLAEALLEADPKYGTVANAQAALRAEFPDSTSPTINESLELIRQVFGQDGKLPCTLFVVDEIQQFIGEKIPRAMDVQEIAEHCCRSLDRRLLLVGTGQSALTTTASLGRLQARFAVRVQLSDTDVEAVIRQTVLHKKSEREDHIRNIIEANQGEISRHLQNTRLAATHADEPFYIPDYPLLPTRRRFWERVLRNTDHSGTSAQLRTQLKIVFDATRETAEKPIGTVVPADFIYDQIATDLLNTGELEREYDEIIKKQRDKTPQGELRSRLCALIFLINKLPTTPGADDGIRANPETLADLLISDLVKDGAVFRQEIPKQLKQLVDAGHLMLVGNEYRLQTREGAKWTHDFNRRRTSVLNDEARINGRRHELLRDTVAQALRPVSLQHGVSHQTHKLIHELSTVKPAESKEAITIWLRDGWNDEEKAVVNDARAAGTNSPMLLGYLPRLCHEELRQAIASEMAANETLNAHGAVTTSEAIEARKAVETQQAVATHKIKELLDQIVGGSKVFLGGGEEASGIELADKVEQAGSGSLVRLFPKFGDADHANWGQVVNRARGGDVGALAQIGYRGESSHHPVCRQVLDLVGAGKKGKDIRDYYKSAPFGWPQDAVDGALYTLMVAGNVRATLNGQPVQTKDLPQNQIGAAHFYVDVPPLNVTQRLDLKALFQKAGVTTKNGEGSSAAVEFLKQLLALAESAGGEAPRPTPPDTQAIQDLQMLSGNAQLLAIHGKKVEVEGLITAWKKAGDRIARRIPVWERLLEFNRFASDIPEAKSWTEAIQAIARNRTLLNEPDSVPPLIQRITQQLREAMTKHQADVTSAFETGERRLAQSDVWKRLSTDQRKELAARFQLAPPAVMPLGNEQDILNALRNSSLSERRNLLDAIPQRFTRALEEATRLLEPKAVRVTLPSATIKNEAELDAWLDDAREQIAEKLKDGPVIL; encoded by the coding sequence GACCCCCTCACAGCGGAGTTGCTCAACAACGGCGTCTCCAAAGTTGCTGAGATCGAGAATGACCCGGAGCAGATCAAGACGCTGCGATTTGAGTTAGAGACCTTTGTGTGTGATGGGGAATATGCACGCGGCCTTGAGCATATTCTGAAAGCCTATCTCGATGGACTCAATCGAGAGGAGCAGAAAGCTGTCTGGGTCAGTGGATTTTTTGGAAGTGGTAAGTCGCATCTTGTCAAAATGTTGCGGTACCTCTGGGAGGACTATCGCTTTTCAGACGGCGCTACCGCTCGATCACTTGCCAAACTCCCATCGGAAGTTTCTGATCTACTGAATGAGCTTACTAATAGGAGTCGAGCGCACGGTGGATTACGCGCGGCAGCGGGAACTTTGGGGGCTGGTGCCATGGATAACGTGCGCCTAGCCTTTGTGCAGCTAGTCCTGAGGTCTGCTGGACTACCCGAAACACTGGCTCAGGCTAGGTTTCTCTTATGGTTGTCCAGTTCAGGGCTCGCGAAGAAGGTTGAGACTGCTCTCGAACAGAAGAATCGTAACCTCCAGAAAGAAGTCCGCAACCTCAAGCTCTCGACACCGCTTGCAGAAGCGCTGCTAGAGGCGGACCCAAAATATGGCACGGTGGCTAATGCCCAGGCCGCGTTGCGAGCAGAATTCCCAGACAGCACCTCACCGACCATCAATGAAAGCCTCGAACTGATTCGCCAAGTGTTTGGTCAAGATGGAAAGTTGCCCTGTACCTTGTTCGTTGTAGACGAAATTCAGCAGTTCATCGGAGAGAAGATCCCCCGCGCGATGGATGTGCAAGAAATCGCAGAGCATTGCTGTAGAAGCCTCGACCGACGACTTCTCCTCGTGGGCACCGGTCAGTCCGCTTTGACGACCACGGCCAGTTTAGGCCGACTGCAAGCTCGCTTCGCCGTCCGTGTGCAACTCTCCGATACGGATGTGGAGGCGGTGATTCGCCAAACGGTCTTGCATAAGAAGTCGGAGCGAGAGGACCACATCCGGAACATCATAGAAGCCAATCAGGGCGAAATCAGCCGGCATCTTCAAAACACTAGACTCGCTGCGACTCATGCAGATGAGCCGTTCTATATTCCCGATTACCCGCTCTTGCCAACACGGAGACGTTTCTGGGAGCGGGTGCTGCGCAATACCGACCACTCAGGGACTTCGGCGCAGTTGCGCACTCAGTTGAAGATTGTCTTCGACGCGACGAGAGAGACGGCCGAGAAACCCATTGGGACAGTTGTCCCGGCGGATTTCATCTATGACCAGATCGCGACAGATCTCCTCAATACGGGCGAACTGGAGCGAGAATATGATGAGATCATCAAGAAGCAACGCGACAAGACCCCGCAAGGTGAGCTTCGCTCTCGTCTCTGCGCGTTGATCTTCCTCATTAACAAATTGCCAACGACACCAGGGGCTGACGATGGCATTCGTGCAAACCCCGAAACCTTGGCGGATCTCCTCATCTCGGATTTGGTGAAAGATGGGGCTGTATTCCGGCAAGAGATTCCGAAGCAGCTTAAGCAGCTGGTGGATGCCGGTCATCTCATGCTGGTCGGGAACGAATATCGACTCCAGACTCGTGAGGGAGCGAAGTGGACTCATGACTTCAACCGTCGCCGCACCAGTGTTCTGAACGATGAGGCACGCATTAACGGAAGGCGTCATGAGCTACTGCGTGATACGGTGGCGCAGGCACTCCGACCCGTCTCGTTGCAACATGGAGTATCACATCAAACACACAAACTGATTCATGAGCTGAGTACCGTAAAGCCAGCTGAAAGCAAAGAGGCAATCACCATCTGGTTGCGTGACGGATGGAATGACGAAGAAAAAGCGGTGGTGAATGATGCGCGTGCAGCGGGCACAAACAGCCCAATGCTGTTGGGTTACTTGCCGCGACTGTGTCATGAGGAATTGCGACAGGCCATTGCATCTGAGATGGCAGCAAATGAAACGCTCAATGCACATGGGGCCGTAACGACGTCTGAGGCCATCGAGGCAAGAAAAGCGGTGGAAACGCAGCAGGCGGTGGCCACTCATAAGATAAAGGAACTTCTGGATCAGATAGTGGGCGGCTCAAAAGTGTTTCTCGGTGGTGGTGAGGAAGCATCCGGCATCGAGTTGGCCGATAAGGTCGAGCAAGCCGGCAGTGGATCACTGGTGCGACTCTTCCCGAAATTCGGCGATGCGGACCATGCTAATTGGGGCCAGGTGGTGAATCGTGCGAGAGGTGGCGATGTGGGCGCACTGGCGCAAATCGGATACCGAGGGGAAAGCAGCCACCATCCTGTTTGCCGACAGGTGCTTGATCTGGTCGGGGCTGGGAAGAAAGGGAAAGACATCCGCGATTACTACAAGTCAGCTCCATTCGGCTGGCCACAGGACGCGGTGGACGGCGCGCTCTATACGCTCATGGTGGCGGGGAATGTCCGCGCAACCCTCAACGGCCAGCCGGTTCAGACCAAAGACCTCCCACAGAACCAGATCGGAGCAGCGCACTTCTATGTGGATGTCCCTCCGCTCAATGTGACGCAGCGGCTAGATCTCAAGGCGCTGTTTCAGAAAGCCGGCGTGACCACGAAGAATGGCGAAGGGTCATCAGCAGCAGTCGAGTTCCTGAAACAGCTACTCGCCCTTGCGGAGAGCGCAGGAGGGGAGGCTCCGCGCCCAACCCCACCGGATACACAGGCAATCCAGGATCTCCAGATGCTCAGTGGCAATGCGCAACTCCTTGCGATTCATGGGAAGAAGGTAGAGGTTGAAGGCCTGATCACTGCATGGAAGAAAGCCGGCGATAGGATCGCCAGGCGGATTCCGGTGTGGGAGCGTCTTCTTGAGTTCAATCGTTTCGCGAGTGATATACCGGAGGCGAAGAGCTGGACGGAAGCGATCCAGGCTATTGCAAGGAATCGCACGCTGTTAAACGAACCAGACTCAGTTCCTCCGCTCATTCAGAGGATAACGCAGCAGCTTCGTGAGGCGATGACGAAGCATCAAGCCGATGTCACCTCGGCCTTTGAAACAGGAGAAAGGCGCCTTGCGCAATCAGATGTCTGGAAGCGCTTGAGCACTGATCAACGGAAGGAACTCGCGGCCCGTTTCCAACTCGCCCCGCCAGCCGTGATGCCACTGGGGAATGAACAAGACATTCTCAATGCCCTTCGGAATAGCTCTCTCTCAGAACGACGCAATCTGCTCGATGCGATTCCACAACGTTTTACCCGTGCACTGGAAGAAGCCACCAGACTCTTGGAGCCGAAGGCCGTGCGGGTCACTTTGCCATCGGCCACGATTAAGAACGAAGCAGAACTCGATGCGTGGCTGGATGACGCCAGGGAACAGATTGCGGAGAAGCTCAAGGATGGCCCCGTGATTCTATGA